A single Lactuca sativa cultivar Salinas chromosome 8, Lsat_Salinas_v11, whole genome shotgun sequence DNA region contains:
- the LOC111896186 gene encoding chloride channel protein CLC-e has protein sequence MRTVIPIANARNLLHQASYNNHTSSSLSSPVFRLAAGSLQRNVHHALCFHPRPLSIFWIVRADKPQRIQSARATKDDQLPLERGGQKDLGGVGAEEATLLGENSGIISACFVGLLTGLCVVLFNNAVHEIRDICWDGIPSRGASWLRELPHEKMWMRIILIPTCGGLIVSLLNIFQTTFLDEGDSADRLKAVMKPILKGVAAAVTLGTGNSLGPEGPSVEIGASVAKGIGSLFDRNAQRKLSLKAAGSAAGISSGFNAAVAGCFFAVESVLWPSPAESSLSLTNTTSTVILSAVIASVVSEIGLGSEPAFTVPDYDFRSATELPLYLLLGIFCGLVSLSFSSCTSWMMMTTNKIQNTFSIPKPVFPILGGFTVGLIALLYPEILYWGFENVDTLLETRPFVKGLSVDLLLQLIAVKIVATSFCRACGLVGGYYAPSLFIGAATGMAYGKIFGSFIPQFNSIFHISGMEVASPQAYGLVGMAATLAGVCQVPLTSVLLLFELTHDYRIVLPLLGAVGLSSWITSRSLKKKDDSENDFSKKKENENHNKFETKELLVSEAMRREYVSVVMSTMLMEVVALMLENNQSCVLIVDDDNLLIGLLTLENIQDFCKLSQQTNKIPQELIVSELCSLKNDMCRFPQTVTPEMSLYSAEVIMNMYGVTHLPVISEDQKAFPVGILDRESINLACRALETREHLVWFSTLNNTTT, from the exons ATGCGGACTGTAATTCCAATTGCTAATGCTCGTAATCTTCTTCATCAAGCGTCGTATAACAATCACACTTCATCATCACTCTCATCCCCAGTCTTTCGCCTCGCTGCTGGTAGCCTTCAGCGCAATGTTCATCATGCTTTATGTTTCCACCCCCGTCCTCTATCCATTTTTTGGATCGTCAGAGCTGACAAACCTCAAAGAATACAATCGGCTCGAGCTACTAAGGATGATCAATTGCCATTGGAGCGTGGAGGTCAGAAAGATTTGGGTGGAGTGGGGGCGGAAGAAGCTACCCTTTTAGGAGAAAACAGTGGCATTATCTCCGCCTGTTTTGTTGGTCTCCTCACTGGCCTCTGTGTTGTTCTCTTCAACAATGCG GTGCACGAAATCCGTGATATTTGCTGGGACGGAATCCCATCTCGAGGTGCTTCATGGTTAAGAGAGTTGCCACATGAGAAAATGTGGATGCGAATAATACTGATCCCCACTTGTGGAGGATTAATCGTTAGCTTGTTGAACATTTTTCAAACTACCTTTTTAGATGAAGGAGATTCAGCAGATAGGTTAAAAGCTGTTATGAAACCGATACTGAAAGGGGTAGCAGCTGCTGTAACACTTGGAACTGGGAATTCTCTTGGCCCTGAAGGTCCAAGTGTTGAGATTGGCGCATCAGTGGCTAAAGGAATCGGTTCATTGTTTGATAGAAATGCTCAAAGAAAACTTTCTCTTAAAGCTGCAGGATCAGCTGCTGGAATTTCATCTG GGTTCAACGCTGCTGTTGCTGGATGCTTTTTTGCTGTTGAATCAGTGTTATGGCCATCACCTGCTGAGTCATCATTATCACTCACCAATACAACATCAACAGTTATTCTCAGTGCTGTGATAGCCTCTGTAGTATCAGAAATCGGCCTTGGATCTGAACCTGCATTCACTGTTCCAGATTATGATTTCCGTTCAGCAACCG AACTTCCATTATACCTTCTATTAGGTATCTTCTGTGGGCTTGTATCTTTAAGCTTTTCTTCATGCACATCATGGATGATGATGACAACAAACAAGATTCAAAACACCTTCTCCATACCAAAACCAGTTTTCCCAATACTTGGTGGCTTTACAGTTGGGCTCATAGCCTTGTTGTATCCAGAAATTCTCTATTGGGGTTTTGAAAATGTTGATACCCTTTTAGAGACTCGACCTTTTGTGAAAGGTCTTTCAGTTGATCTTTTATTACAATTAATAGCAGTTAAAATAGTAGCAACATCTTTTTGTAGAGCATGTGGATTAGTAGGAGGATATTATGCTCCATCTCTTTTCATTGGTGCAGCTACTGGAATGGCATATGGGAAAATATTTGGTTCTTTCATTCCTCAGTTTAACTCAATCTTTCATATATCAGGCATGGAGGTTGCATCACCACAAGCATATGGCCTT GTTGGGATGGCTGCTACACTTGCAGGGGTGTGTCAAGTGCCACTTACTTCAGTGTTGCTTTTATTTGAGCTTACACATGATTATCGAATAGTGTTGCCACTTTTGGGAGCTGTAGGGTTATCTTCATGGATAACATCAAGGTCTTTAAAGAAAAAGGATGATAgtgaaaatgatttttcaaaaaagaaagaaaatgaaaaccataataagTTTGAGACAAAAGAGCTTCTTGTATCAGAAGCCATGAGAAGAGAGTATGTGAGTGTGGTAATGAGCACCATGTTAATGGAAGTAGTGGCTTTGATGCTTGAAAATAACCAATCTTGTGTTCTCATAGTTGATGATGATAACCTCTTGATAGGTTTACTCACTCTTGAAAACATACAAGACTTTTGTAAATTATCACAACAAACTAACAAAATACCTCAGGAACTGATTGTGTCTGAACTATGTTCACTGAAGAATGACATGTGTAGATTCCCACAAACTGTAACACCTGAGATGAGTTTATACTCAGCTGAAGTGATTATGAATATGTATGGTGTAACTCACTTGCCAGTTATTTCAGAAGACCAGAAAGCCTTCCCAGTTGGAATCTTAGATAGAGAATCTATCAATTTAGCTTGCAG GGCTTTGGAAACAAGAGAACACCTTGTCTGGTTTTCCACACTCAACAACACTACAACTTGA
- the LOC111896193 gene encoding protein FAR1-RELATED SEQUENCE 9: MSIRRGLGSDGDQHVIDYLKRMQTENPSFFYSIQCDGEQSNRSIFWVDSSFRMNYSYFGDTVRLNTSYVAHQFRVPLISITGLNHHGQPVLFGCGLLHYESDSSYIWLLQNWLHAMSENHPVSITTEPNHHIQMAVSQVLPQTHHRFCKWSIFRETQQKLSHIYQTRPSFDKDFGNCIHETEKVEEFESCWQSLLKKYSLINNEWLQSIYNARHQWVPVYLQDTFFGELYTKIPEQTLNLFFDGYMDPTTSIQSVIKQYEAAISYWNEMELKADFETTNTMPLLKTPSPMEKQAANLYTRRAFLKFQEELVETLANPATKLEDNGAFTTFQVAKFGEEQKHQKGYIVRFNSFEMKANCSCHMFEFSGIICRHVLSVFRAKNVLTLPSQYILKRWTRDAKRGGEIVVYGQELPNDPCCNSLNARYNSLRHEAIKYVEEGAKSISVYNVALEALQVASKKVSASKRQSLLMNNGVVLNGEMDLGNGSQEMAYQSRGEKEKKIRELSAELEDTNKKCEVYRANLLAVLKDMEEQKLKLSVKVQNARLSLKE; encoded by the exons ATGAGTATACGGAGGGGTCTTGGGAGTGATGGTGATCAGCATGTTATTGATTATCTGAAGCGAATGCAAACAGAGAATCCCAGTTTCTTCTATTCAATTCAATGCGATGGTGAGCAATCTAATCGGAGTATCTTTTGGGTTGATTCATCGTTCAGGATGAATTACAGTTATTTTGGTGATACTGTTAGATTAAACACTTCATACGTAGCCCATCAGTTTAGGGTTCCATTGATCTCCATAACTGGGCTCAATCACCATGGTCAACCAGTTCTATTCGGTTGTGGATTGCTTCATTATGAATCCGATTCTTCTTACATTTGGCTACTCCAAAATTGGCTCCATGCAATGTCAGAAAACCACCCTGTCTCCATCACAACCGAACCCAATCATCACATTCAGATGGCTGTTTCACAGGTTTTGCCCCAAACCCATCATCGATTCTGTAAATGGAGCATATTTAGAGAAACCCAACAGAAACTCTCTCATATTTATCAAACACGACCTTCATTCGATAAAGATTTTGGGAATTGCATTCATGAAACAGAGAAAGTAGAAGAGTTTGAATCTTGTTGGCAATCTCTTCTTAAAAAATACTCCCTGATAAACAACGAATGGCTTCAATCAATCTACAATGCACGTCATCAATGGGTTCCTGTTTACCTCCAAGACACGTTTTTTGGAGAATTATACACAAAAATCCCCGAACAAACCCTAAATTTGTTCTTTGATGGTTACATGGACCCCACAACATCAATACAATCTGTAATCAAACAATACGAAGCTGCAATATCATATTGGAATGAGATGGAATTAAAAGCAGATTTTGAAACAACAAACACAATGCCACTTCTTAAAACCCCATCTCCCATGGAAAAGCAAGCTGCCAATCTTTACACCAGAAGGGcatttttgaaatttcaagagGAACTAGTCGAGACCCTTGCAAACCCTGCAACTAAGCTTGAAGATAACGGAGCTTTCACAACATTTCAAGTGGCTAAGTTTGGGGAAGAACAGAAACATCAGAAAGGGTATATTGTGAGGTTTAATTCATTTGAAATGAAAGCTAATTGCAGTTGCCATATGTTTGAGTTTTCAGGCATTATTTGTCGACATGTTTTATCGGTTTTTAGAGCAAAAAATGTCCTTACACTTCCTTCTCAGTATATTTTGAAGAGGTGGACAAGGGATGCTAAGAGAGGTGGTGAAATTGTAGTATATGGTCAAGAATTACCAAATGATCCTTGTTGTAATTCTTTGAATGCAAGATATAATAGTTTAAGGCATGAAGCTATAAAGTATGTGGAAGAAGGAGCTAAGTCTATATCTGTTTATAATGTGGCATTGGAAGCTTTACAAGTGGCTTCAAAGAAAGTTTCTGCTTCAAAGAGACAAAGTTTGTTGATGAACAATGGTGTGGTGTTAAATGGAGAGATGGATCTTGGTAATGGAAGTCAAGAAATGGCGTATCAATCTAGA GGTGAGAAGGAAAAGAAAATTCGGGAATTGAGTGCTGAGCTGGAGGATACAAATAAAAAATGTGAAGTATATCGTGCGAATCTATTGGCTGTTTTGAAAGATATGGAGGAACAGAAGCTGAAGCTCTCAGTTAAAGTGCAGAATGCAAGGCTAAGCTTAAAAGAATGA
- the LOC111896189 gene encoding protein FAR1-RELATED SEQUENCE 5 codes for MENEVIEFDIGLGGGGDDSVAIIDDEEMTDDSPTAAMVGTSSGSLFFDTSTYVPQRDLDLEPFEGMEFESEEAAKGFYNSYARRVGFSTRVSSSRRSRKDGAIIQRSFVCAKEGFRNLNEKRTKDREIKRPRTVTRVGCKASMSVKIQDSGKWIVSTFVKEHNHELVPPDQVHCLRSHRQISGPAKTLIDTLQAAGMGPRRIMSALIKEYGGISKVGFTEVDCRNYMRNNRQRSLEGDIQLLLDYLKQMQAENPSFFYAVQGDEEQSTGNLFWADTKARSNYTHFGDTFTFDTTYRSNRYRLPFAPFTGINHHGQPVLFGCAFLINESESSFVWLFKTWVSAMSSRLPVSITTDHDTVIRSAIMQVFPDTRHRFCKWHIFKKCQEKLSHVFLKYPNFEADFHKSVNLTDSVDEFEACWLSLVDKYDLSDHDWLQAIYTSRKQWVPVYLRDTFFAEMSITQRSDSMNSYFDGYINASTTLNQFIKLYEKALESRNEKEVKADYDTMNSLPLLRTPSPMEKQASELYTRKIFMRFQEELIGTLTLMASKVEDNGEVTTYQVSKFGEDNKSYSVNFNVLEMRATCSCCMFEFSGLLCRHVLAVFRVTNVLTLPSCYILKRWTINAKSSVILEERGNDAFSGYLESHTVRYNTLRHEAFKFVEEGAESVDTYNVAMVALEEAARKVAMSAKNEGTGFMVNGRSREDSRSNGTLTKMDIGNHCGHLDQNLSEDEMDRKIEELKQEVDSGRRKCEVYRSNLVSVLRDIEDHKQQLSLKVQIIKYSMKDCL; via the exons ATGGAAAACGAGGTGATCGAATTCGACATAGGACTAGGAGGCGGTGGAGATGATTCAGTAGCGATTATCGACGATGAAGAGATGACTGATGATTCTCCCACCGCCGCCATGGTCGGAACCAGCAGTGGGAGTCTCTTCTTCGATACTTCAACTTACGTTCCTCAACGCGACCTGGATCTCGAGCCTTTTGAGGGGATGGAATTCGAATCTGAAGAAGCTGCCAAGGGTTTCTATAACTCATATGCTCGTCGTGTAGGGTTCAGCACCCGTGTTAGCTCCTCCCGTAGGTCCAGGAAAGATGGAGCCATCATACAGAGATCCTTTGTTTGTGCAAAAGAAGGATttcgcaacctaaatgagaaacGAACCAAAGATAGAGAGATTAAACGACCTAGAACTGTCACCAGAGTAGGTTGCAAAGCATCAATGTCTGTGAAGATTCAGGATTCAGGGAAATGGATTGTGTCAACGTTTGTGAAAGAGCATAACCATGAATTAGTTCCACCGGACCAAGTCCACTGCCTGAGATCCCATCGCCAAATCTCTGGTCCTGCTAAAACTCTGATTGATACTCTTCAGGCTGCTGGAATGGGTCCCCGGAGAATCATGTCAGCCTTGATCAAAGAGTATGGTGGCATCAGTAAAGTCGGATTCACAGAGGTAGATTGTAGAAACTACATGAGGAACAACAGGCAAAGAAGTTTAGAAGGAGACATACAGCTTCTCCTTGATTATCTCAAGCAGATGCAAGCAGAAAATCCATCATTCTTCTATGCTGTCCAGGGGGATGAAGAACAGTCAACAGGTAATCTCTTCTGGGCTGACACAAAAGCAAGATCCAACTACACTCACTTTGGGGATACATTCACATTTGACACCACCTACAGATCAAACAGGTATCGTTTACCCTTTGCACCTTTCACTGGAATCAATCATCATGGTCAACCCGTGTTATTCGGCTGTGCTTTTCTCATAAACGAATCCGAATCCTCATTCGTTTGGCTTTTCAAAACATGGGTTTCAGCCATGTCCTCCCGCCTCCCAGTATCAATCACCACAGATCATGATACAGTCATTCGATCAGCCATCATGCAAGTTTTTCCTGACACTCGTCACCGTTTCTGCAAATGGCACATCTTCAAGAAATGCCAGGAAAAGTTATCTCACGTGTTCCTCAAATACCCAAATTTCGAAGCGGATTTCCATAAATCCGTGAATTTAACCGATTCAGTTGATGAATTTGAAGCTTGTTGGTTGTCACTTGTTGATAAATATGATCTTAGTGATCACGATTGGCTTCAAGCAATCTACACCTCACGTAAACAATGGGTTCCTGTCTATTTACGTGACACTTTCTTTGCAGAAATGTCTATAACCCAAAGAAGTGATAGCATGAATTCTTATTTTGATGGGTATATAAACGCATCAACAACTCTAAATCAATTCATAAAGTTATACGAAAAAGCATTGGAAAGCCGAAATGAGAAGGAAGTGAAAGCGGATTATGACACAATGAACTCCCTCCCTCTTTTAAGAACTCCATCTCCAATGGAAAAACAAGCATCCGAACTCTATACAAGAAAAATCTTCATGAGATTTCAAgaggaattaatcgggacacttACTTTAATGGCATCCAAAGTTGAAGACAACGGTGAGGTGACAACATATCAAGTTTCAAAATTTGGTGAAGACAACAAATCTTACAGTGTCAACTTCAATGTTCTTGAAATGAGAGCTACTTGTAGTTGCTGTATGTTTGAATTTTCGGGTCTTTTATGCAGACATGTTTTGGCTGTTTTTAGAGTGACAAATGTTCTTACACTTCCTTCATGTTATATTTTGAAAAGATGGACAATAAATGCAAAGAGTAGCGTGATACTTGAAGAAAGAGGTAATGATGCGTTTTCTGGTTATTTAGAGTCGCATACTGTGAGGTATAATACCCTTCGGCATGAAGCTTTTAAATTTGTGGAAGAAGGGGCTGAATCTGTTGATACATATAATGTGGCCATGGTTGCTTTGGAAGAGGCTGCAAGGAAAGTTGCCATGTCAGCAAAAAATGAAGGAACAGGTTTTATGGTTAATGGGCGTAGCAGGGAAGATTCTAGAAGCAATGGGACACTGACAAAAATGGATATTGGTAATCATTGTGGACATTTGGATCAGAATTTATCAGAG GATGAGATGGATAGGAAGATTGAAGAACTTAAGCAAGAGGTGGATTCAGGTAGGAGAAAGTGTGAAGTTTATAGGAGCAACTTGGTTTCAGTTTTGAGAGACATTGAAGACCATAAACAACAGCTATCACTTAAAGTCCAGATCATAAAGTATAGTATGAAAGATTGCTTGTAA